A single genomic interval of Deinococcus sp. Leaf326 harbors:
- a CDS encoding phage tail protein, translating into MSDPYIGEIRMFGGNFAPEGWQLCDGSLLSISDNATLYNLLGTTYGGDGLNTFGVPDLRGRWPVNQGVLAGASMALGQSGGSENVTLNSGQLPAHTHALKATAAPATTAKSAGGTLAQTTATSLYLDDDPNVSLLSTALSVTGGTQPHENRSPYLPVNFIISLYGIYPTPA; encoded by the coding sequence ATGAGTGATCCCTATATTGGTGAAATTCGGATGTTCGGTGGGAACTTCGCGCCAGAGGGTTGGCAACTGTGCGATGGCAGTCTCCTGTCGATCAGTGACAACGCGACGTTGTACAACCTGTTGGGCACGACCTACGGAGGAGACGGTCTGAATACTTTCGGCGTCCCGGATCTCCGGGGCCGGTGGCCGGTCAACCAAGGTGTGCTGGCGGGTGCGAGCATGGCGTTAGGACAGTCAGGTGGGAGCGAAAATGTGACCCTGAACTCGGGGCAATTGCCGGCCCATACCCACGCTTTGAAGGCCACAGCCGCTCCAGCGACGACGGCGAAGTCTGCGGGTGGAACGTTGGCGCAGACGACGGCGACGTCACTGTACCTGGACGATGACCCGAACGTTTCCCTGCTCTCTACGGCATTGAGTGTGACGGGTGGAACTCAGCCGCACGAGAACCGGTCACCCTATCTG